The Glycine soja cultivar W05 chromosome 15, ASM419377v2, whole genome shotgun sequence region CTTTTGTTGTATAAATATAGATTTTCATAAAACTAATGATGATGTATTCAAATACAAAACCAGCATTAGTGCATGAATTTACCAATCACGAGGTTTAAAAGGGAGGAAATTACCTTGacttcatcaacatcaacagtgAGAAACAGAACTTCCGGATAGCTTGAAGCCAGTTCTTCAAAAACAGGAGTCATAGCCACCGATGGCATGCACCATGAAGCAGTGAAGTGAACAACAACCTATATTGATCCATCCCACAAAATACATAAGCCATAAGTTAATATACTATATCCAcaaggaagaacaagaagacaaattaaaacaaacattgaaaaccaaaaatacaaaatcaaagtCAAAAATGGATTTTGTAAATAACTTGAAGCTTAAATGCCCCTTTTGCACACTCTTTCCAGACCAggcttgaaaaatattaaaagatccAAACTTCGGCATAAAATGAGTGTCTTACAGGAGTATTCTGATTATAGGCTTGGTTGACGTGGAACTCCCATGACTGCAAACAATCAATCAACACCACCTTTGAATTGTTCTGCTCTGTGGCTTCCATTCTCTCACCCAACTCCTAATTGATGAATTGACTCTGCCCCAAAAGAAGGGAACTTTGCAGCTTCTTATATTCTGTTGAAGGCTGTCTTAATCTGGATAAATAAGGGTGATTTAGATAAGAGCAGActtcatattttaataatttctcttCAATGGATTAGGAAGACCCACCACACCAAGTAACCACACCAAGTACCCTTCTCATACAACTTCATTTACAAGCTAACAAGTATCTTCTTTTGCTGCAAAACAAAGTAATAATAGTAAAGTTAAATTCAAACTAGGATTGTATCATATAGTActagtaaaaatataaagaaattaaatcgttttttatttaacaatgtATGTAtcctttaccaaaaaaaaaaacttattgaaGTAATTACAGCACAATGATAATAACTTCACCAAGTGAAAATTATatgcaaaattcaaattcaaaatctaaaTGTGCATATATCATTATTTTCGATATTAGAATCCTTGCTTaagcttatttttatttaggtactgtttaaaaaaataatgaaaacagcTTATTGTtctcataagtttttttaatttattttaataatttcttatatgatttacaaaaattattttgtaaatttattacaataaatttataaaataaatgtttatctgatatgaatttatcaaataaactCTTAATAAGTTTTTCATCAAACAATTTTAATACTTTAAACATATTCAAActagaaaagcaaaaaaaaaaaaaaaatcaggcatgtatcattgttttttcttttttttctagaaaaaaaatgtagtaacttttttatttgtatgcAAGGTATCTCAATAGAAAATTAGATACtgacatgtatttaaaaaatggaACTTCTTAATAAACACTATTTTATTCACATAATTTTTCATGAtattaggataaaatatttattaattttattaataattaatttttgtcgaATAACggataacttttaataaaattctttctttttaatcatatttttttatctataacaCTCAAATTTTTTTCACATACTTTAGAAATCAAATTCCTAATTAGATAgttaaataacatatttatcaatcaattatatCAAATCTAAAATTCATAAGTACGGGGGCTTGTCCCTATGGCAAGTATCTCCTACTGTGTAATAAGTAACTGAATTTCTAGGGAACAAGAGCATAAAAGTACACCATAAACAAGATTCATGGTAATGACTAATGAGCTGTGTTTTGTATAAAAGCAATCAAAGAGATTAAAGAAATAGATTTGGGGAATCTGAATTATGTAGAGAATTATATCAATAATTCATCATTGACCACCAACCATCAAACTATGGGTCCTCACTCCTCAGCTGTGTTGGGTTCAATGGGCGCCCGCTGACTCGAGAAGCTTCTCCAATAAACGTTATCTGAATaaagaaaatacttttttagcACGGATATCTCCCCAAAAATCGATTCTATTTTACCCAGAATTATCATAAAATGATAGATTTAGCTCCCTTAGAGcatgtttaagtaattttttctagaaacatttgaaaaaaaaaaactttttctatttttcataaactaaaattagcttctacataaattaatttgtaggcACTCTTGTAttaatctcttaaaaaaatatttttaacctacatataaactaattttaacttaaataaattattagttttttatttactttcctaaactcttaataaaaaattatacacaataaaaaaatagtttcccACATGTCTCATTAAATCAACATTTGTTATGAACCAGAAACTCGTCCGTAAAGAGCTGTTGAAGACCCCAAAATAATGTGACACCCGGGGTGAAGTTGCAAGAATAATCAAATGGTTAAGTTTTACATAGAAATTACAATCAACAAGCTGTTTCAATAAATTGAATATAACGATGTCACAACTAAATGATAGTTGCACCACTGAGGCTAAAGCCTAGCCCCTCCTACAATCAATTTATACAAGCTCAATTCTCTAAAAGTTAACAGTTACATGGGTCAAAGACAACACTTTTATCCCATCCAAAGCATTACAAATGACAGTTATTTTGGTTATGGATAATGAGTGTGGCCTCTCTTTTAGCCGTTGCTCAAACGAGAATCAAAGGACCGTGTGGATGTCTGACGCCGCGGAATACCAATCTCGCAGGCATTCACTCCAGCGGCAAATCGAAGAGAGCAAAGTGACTCTCCAGTTGAAGATGGATCAGGTGAGATGTTCACAAACATCAAAGTTTTGGAATCCCCACCAAGACATGGCTGCCACGGATACAACATAAGCAAATTACAAGTTTGGTTCATATAACTGAAGtaatgaaaataaacaaatggAAACGAAATGCAAATTTTGCATAGCTTTGCATACCTGGAGAAGGTATGTCAATTTTGAATTCCTAAAGGGTACATGCTCTTGTTTCTTTGCCAAAGCAAATATGACATCACTCAAAGAGGAGAGACTTTTGTTGATAGCCTGACAAAGATGTACATAGCAAAAATTTATTACCTGTTTATTAgttaaagttaataaaaaaaaacgaacCAAACAGACACCTGAGTTTCCTTCAACCGGTCCCCGGTTGCTCCACTCCTCGACAGTCTTTCACTTCCAGCCAAATCAATCAGGTTTAACACACCTTGCACTTGTTGGTCAGTGTTCTATGAACAAGAGAAAAGTACATCAGGAAATGGTGTCAAGATAAAAGAAACAGTAAATATACCAATGTATGAAAAATTCAGTACCTCATTAGTCCCAGATATACGCAAAGTAAAGACAAAGTGACTTCGTGACGACTGCTCATTCATGTGTGTTCTTCCTACAGACCTGGAACAAGATGGACACATTGAATCTGATAATATTAAAAGTCACATTTTCTAATGCAATCAGATACAATGCAATTTATTCTGAATTTAATTTAGTTGAAACAGGAACCGTATTGGTCATCTTAAATTCATTTGGAAGGTAAAGCACAAGTTTTTGCACAGTTGCAAACGCTCATTCAAGCATCTTCATGTCGGAACAGAAAAAGTAAAAGCATTTGCAGATTTCAAGCATGGCTTCACCTGCTTTGTGCTGCCTGTTGCAGAAGGGATGAAATCTCACTTGCACTAGAAACATTCCTTATAGTGAGGTCTGAAACATGTGTGTTTCCATTGGCATCGTGCATAATAGTGTATGGCTGCTTTCCAGAAACAGGAACACCGTTTTCTGTACGTGTTGAGTCAATACCACTTGACcgatttgatgataacaaatctCTGATGGTCTCATTATATATTTCCAATACTGAAGCCtacaaatatttaacaaaatttgtcATTATTGTTTCCccttatctatttaatattatgtaaTCTCCTGAAAATAAGTATATTAACCTGCATTTTGAAGGTCCATCCTTGATCCTTCAAGGACTGACTAATCTCGAATATCTGTTCTAGAGAACGTGGTATCAACCCCTTCAGATCGGGGGCATCCGGCCTACCCATCATTGTATAGGTTTTGCCTGAGCCTGTCTGTCCATAAGCAAAGATACAGACCTGCCATAACAAACCATAAACCCTTTGTCAGGCCACGCATAGTTTATCTTGTCACAGAAATATAAGGAGAGGGGACTAACAATTGTCTATTATGGAGTATGGCGTACTATATTCTATTTTTGCGATGCATTTCATgaagaaaaaatacttttttttcaaaaaacaaaccatAAGCCACCGAAACAGCAAGATATCAAACAAAATATGGTGAGATAGTCCAGAGTtcatattaaatagaaaaaaaaaaaccaaaaaagaaaaatataagctTAACTTCAAGGATAATAATTGTGCTTTCTGTTAAAATAAGGTCACAGTTGCCAGAGTTTATAAAATACAGAAACTGAGATAAAGACCAGCAGAACACAGAAGAAAGATATCGGCAACcaacacaatcaaatatcaATTCCCACAATGTGATGCAAAACCAACAATATTGTTCTTCGAAAAAGTACAATGCCACACCAAAAATAAACTGGAAATGAACCGAATAGTTTACACAATTTTGATTTTGCTATTAGGTAAAAAGTGCACATACGAAATTGTGTAAAACAATGTTTCCATAACCGATAGCAAGTAATTTTCTGTCCTACTATTATCATAAAGTTTCTATGCTTTATTTTTGCCTATTTTCTAAGTATTTGGCTCCTATCATAATGAACCAAGAGTAGGCATGGCAATGAAATTAGTATCCGTGGGTATCTGTCCAAACCTGTCCCGATTTTGATGGAAAATAGCCGAGTTGACCGGGTATGGGTTCGGGTTCGAGATTATCTGACTTTTTTAATCGAGGTTGGGGACGGGGATGTCATTACCCGTCTCATACCCATTCTCGTACCCGTCCcgatgaaattattaaaattttattaattatttgttaattttttataatatttacataatttaagatttttttcttgattatttttgtAGACAAATGTGTCGTAAAtacaagtaattaaaaataaatgtgtaacaatcaattttttttaaatcagatTTTGATACCCAACTGGTACGGGAATTGgagtaataaattttaacccgtCGAGTACAACGAAGGTATATGTTGGGAAGTCGAGGTCGGGAATTGGGGGAGCCAATACCCATCCCCACCCCGCCCTGTTGCCATGTCTAACAAAGAGGAGGCAAATTAATAATCACCTTGTACCCATCAAGCGCACTTTGTACCAGCTGCGATATCTCAGTGAAAACATCTTGCTGAGAAGCCTCGTGATTAAATACCTTGTCAAATGTAAAAGGGTACTTCTGCCCTGTTTATCGTTAAAGgatgaaattattatatttgcaCAAGCACATAAACTACGTGAAACTATAGTAAGTAGAATTAAGGAAGGGGGGAAGAAGCTTGTGCCCTTACCGCTCTGTAGTAATTCAATACCCCGGCCAAGAGCTTCGGTTGACGTGGGATATGAAACAACCATATCTGTTCCAGGACCATCATCCGGTAGCAAAGGTCGGACACGGCAGAACACGCGAATATTTCCTTTTAGCTCCTACATAGATAAATAATTATCTGCTACTGAACTATTGTGCTAAACAACTGATATGGGGATAATGATTTAGGTAAGATTTTCagcaaacaaaaagaaaaaatatttaccagGATAGTGTTATGCAATTTTTTCCTTAACTTCTCCCCTTCAATTACTTGGAATTCTTTCTCTGCCAGTCGTTCCTGGAGTTCACGTATAATTCTTTTCTGATCTTCAAACACTGTTCTAGTTTCTGAAGCAGATAAATCAGCCATCTAACAAGatgaaaataatagttttagaTGTAGTTGACAAAATATGGACAAACTAGATACTAGAAAAAATCAGTAAACACTACTAACAAGAATAGACAACTATGAAATAAGTAGTAACTACTACCagcaaaaaatcaacaaatatttAGTCATTGATTGATTCcccattaaattttaatgaagcATCTTACAAGGAACTTAGttacaaaaaacaaacaaccatAGCCTTATCCCGCATTACtaggaaaataattataaaaaaaaacgtgCGCACACGCAGCCAACATACCTTTGACTTCTCCTTTTCAGCAATCAACTGCTGTTGCAGCATATTTATTTGGTCCCTTTGGGAAGAACATGTCCCCTATAAAAAAAAGCCACTATCTTTTATAAATCTAATGAACACATGTGTGCATAATTAGCAAAAGCATCATAATAACCAAAAGGAAGGGACAAAACAACGCCACAAACCTCAAGAGCATTTGTTTTAATTGTCAAGGTATCCAACTGCGCACATGATTTCCCTGTATATTCTTTGTATTTTTCTACTTCTCCAGTCAAAGTTTGTACTTGTAGCTGTTGGCGATCTCGATCATCTCTAATTTGTTTCAATTCTTCCCGAAGGAATTTGAGTTCATTTGTTAACATTTCTTTCTGCTTTGCAGCCTCATCCTGTGAAGCCTgagaagaaaaaggtaaaagcaACGGAACCAGTCAACACAAATAGGAGAGTTACTCAAAATGACAATATGGAGTCAATAGTAATACAAGCAAAATGCAAGTCCAAACTATTTGCACTTTACTGGTCTTCACAAAAAGTTTACTTAAGCCATGTCAAgtcaaaaaaaacttatacagGTTGAAATTTCAAGTGCACACATGAAGGAGGATGTCACTGCCATTACAATCCATAGAAGAACAACAAAGCAAAACCATAATACCAAGCTAAATCAATTACTCATTTCCCTTTCAATGCCTAAGGCAGCACTGGATGGAAAAAGGCATTTTCACTAGATtggaaatattataaaatattgaaattgtcGGAAAATTTTCAAGCATTAAAATcaataatcaaacaaaacaacttACTTTAAGAGATGCCAACTGGTCCTGCAATGCCTTGTTGTGGCCTCTCACATTGCTAAGGTTCTCAACAATGGTTGCTTTCTCCATCTCCAGTCGTTTATGTGCCCCATTAGTTATTTCAAGATCCGACTGAAGGCGACTATTGTACTGTTGCAGACTCATATTATACTCTTGTGATCTTTTGTACAAATCCTCATTTGAAATGGCCTGCAAAACTCAGCAGATCCAAAAGTGGGATACAAAAGCTGGTAAGCAATAAACATAACA contains the following coding sequences:
- the LOC114388618 gene encoding thioredoxin-like protein CXXS1 — its product is MEATEQNNSKVVLIDCLQSWEFHVNQAYNQNTPVVVHFTASWCMPSVAMTPVFEELASSYPEVLFLTVDVDEVKEVATKMDVKAMPTFLLLKDGAAVDKVVGANPEEIKKRIDGVAESTRVSLA
- the LOC114386427 gene encoding kinesin-like protein KIN-14C, producing MASRIENRPPRILSNKKGATEEVFSDKRRRIGSERMERQGGRGRAPLGALKADANNDGASAEGSECSTVDFTKEEVEALLNEKMNTKENRYDNKKKMDQMGDLIKRLKLCLRWFKRVEEGYIQEKEKLQTDLESAEKKCLDIENEMKIKIAELDETISNLRATISSLEERIAKEESDKLEAIARYRKEQEARSAAEQMQASVSTELERVREEKSIAEKKAISNEDLYKRSQEYNMSLQQYNSRLQSDLEITNGAHKRLEMEKATIVENLSNVRGHNKALQDQLASLKASQDEAAKQKEMLTNELKFLREELKQIRDDRDRQQLQVQTLTGEVEKYKEYTGKSCAQLDTLTIKTNALEGTCSSQRDQINMLQQQLIAEKEKSKMADLSASETRTVFEDQKRIIRELQERLAEKEFQVIEGEKLRKKLHNTILELKGNIRVFCRVRPLLPDDGPGTDMVVSYPTSTEALGRGIELLQSGQKYPFTFDKVFNHEASQQDVFTEISQLVQSALDGYKVCIFAYGQTGSGKTYTMMGRPDAPDLKGLIPRSLEQIFEISQSLKDQGWTFKMQASVLEIYNETIRDLLSSNRSSGIDSTRTENGVPVSGKQPYTIMHDANGNTHVSDLTIRNVSSASEISSLLQQAAQSRSVGRTHMNEQSSRSHFVFTLRISGTNENTDQQVQGVLNLIDLAGSERLSRSGATGDRLKETQAINKSLSSLSDVIFALAKKQEHVPFRNSKLTYLLQPCLGGDSKTLMFVNISPDPSSTGESLCSLRFAAGVNACEIGIPRRQTSTRSFDSRLSNG